From one Spiroplasma endosymbiont of Panorpa germanica genomic stretch:
- the whiA gene encoding DNA-binding protein WhiA produces MSFALDVKEEIVSHTFTDEQKKAFLCGFIKYNGEILISDNQSRLILSTISNRVARTIISFIKTFYNGEILISILQSQKLKKNKVFQVTLVEDIFEFLFNFNIYNTNKSGKIIEVDYNLIQNTSLLRAYISGVFIAIGSVNSPQTSNYHLELQFGDELSTEVFKNLLEPLGFDFKSIKRKTKYVSYIKKSTAVSDFLKLIDAPNSVMKFENKRISRDMQNNINRMINIDISNQAKTLDAGQRQVTQILYLKEKNYFGFLSDKARFLANIRLERPEATFSELEEILNNNNISITKSGVSNLFKNIEKIYKNSQEGKNEKR; encoded by the coding sequence ATGTCTTTCGCTCTCGACGTTAAAGAGGAAATTGTAAGCCATACGTTTACAGACGAACAGAAAAAGGCATTCCTATGTGGATTTATAAAATATAATGGCGAGATTTTGATTTCAGATAATCAGTCTCGACTAATTTTGTCAACTATCAGCAATAGAGTGGCCCGAACAATAATAAGTTTCATAAAAACCTTTTATAATGGGGAAATTTTAATATCAATCTTACAGTCTCAAAAACTCAAAAAAAACAAAGTATTTCAAGTAACTTTAGTAGAAGATATTTTTGAATTTTTATTTAATTTTAATATTTACAACACTAATAAAAGTGGTAAAATAATTGAGGTGGATTACAACCTGATTCAAAATACAAGCTTACTTAGAGCTTATATTTCTGGAGTATTCATCGCAATCGGAAGTGTTAATTCTCCACAGACCAGTAACTATCATTTAGAGTTACAATTCGGAGATGAACTGTCCACAGAAGTTTTCAAGAATTTACTAGAGCCATTAGGTTTTGATTTTAAATCAATTAAAAGAAAGACCAAGTATGTGAGTTACATAAAAAAATCAACAGCGGTTTCAGACTTTTTAAAACTTATTGATGCACCAAATTCGGTTATGAAATTTGAAAATAAAAGAATATCTCGGGATATGCAAAACAATATCAACCGCATGATAAATATTGATATTTCAAACCAAGCTAAAACATTGGATGCAGGTCAAAGACAGGTAACACAAATCCTTTATTTAAAGGAGAAAAACTACTTCGGGTTTTTATCTGATAAAGCTAGGTTTCTAGCCAACATCAGACTTGAAAGGCCTGAAGCCACATTTTCTGAGTTAGAGGAGATATTGAATAACAACAATATTTCAATTACAAAATCAGGGGTAAGTAATTTATTTAAAAATATAGAGAAAATATACAAGAATAGTCAAGAGGGAAAGAATGAAAAAAGATAA
- a CDS encoding helix-turn-helix transcriptional regulator, translating to MKKDNVISILSQNMKEIRTKANLTQEELSFRSGLHRNYISDTERGTRNISIKAVEKIAQGLEVPVEDLFINKNK from the coding sequence ATGAAAAAAGATAATGTTATTTCAATTTTGAGTCAAAACATGAAAGAGATTAGAACAAAAGCAAACTTAACACAAGAGGAATTGAGTTTTAGATCTGGATTACACAGAAACTATATTTCTGACACTGAAAGAGGAACTCGTAACATTTCAATCAAAGCGGTTGAAAAAATAGCTCAAGGGCTTGAGGTTCCGGTTGAAGATCTGTTCATCAACAAAAACAAGTAA
- a CDS encoding rhodanese-like domain-containing protein: MQFIEAILNFFGRIFTGNSFKSKYRVKSTKKLPKILKSDKWQIIDIRPQASFETSHLVNSINIDFLTFKIRYFKHLDKSKKILLVNEDYRSHLDIYQTLDKRRIKTYILVGGYKEVRVASFLDKYTTYKTA, encoded by the coding sequence ATGCAATTTATTGAAGCAATTTTGAATTTTTTTGGAAGAATATTTACTGGAAACTCGTTTAAAAGTAAATATCGAGTAAAAAGCACCAAAAAACTGCCAAAAATTTTAAAATCAGACAAGTGACAAATTATTGATATCAGGCCACAAGCCAGCTTTGAAACAAGTCACTTAGTTAATAGTATCAACATCGATTTTCTAACCTTCAAAATAAGATATTTTAAGCATTTGGATAAAAGCAAAAAAATCCTTTTGGTTAACGAGGATTATCGAAGTCACTTAGATATTTATCAAACTTTAGACAAACGTCGTATTAAGACCTACATACTGGTGGGCGGATATAAAGAGGTTAGAGTGGCTAGTTTTTTAGATAAATACACAACTTACAAAACAGCATAA
- the secG gene encoding preprotein translocase subunit SecG: MVFEIFAMIVALIMIAVGLIQNKKSQTGLSALNGGNDELFSNSKERGLDKTMSIWMFSLGISLFVITIIICILTNTILK, from the coding sequence ATGGTTTTCGAAATTTTTGCTATGATTGTAGCATTAATTATGATAGCTGTTGGTTTGATTCAAAATAAGAAATCTCAAACTGGACTTAGTGCTCTTAATGGGGGAAATGATGAATTATTTTCAAACTCAAAAGAACGTGGTCTAGATAAAACAATGTCTATATGAATGTTTTCTTTGGGTATATCTCTGTTTGTAATAACCATTATTATTTGTATACTAACAAACACTATTCTTAAATAA
- the rnr gene encoding ribonuclease R, whose protein sequence is MIEAIVKSLNEKSPQKISDLANKIKVTDFEQFQFVVSQLEEEHKVATTIDNQIYIIGQEIKVGTIKINDKGFGFVKDFNDMENDYFVPAIYLGGSITNDEVIFKLEKENDGRFKGIVLAISKRTKKFLIGEINKSWDGKYLDFIPAENGFKNYRIVMVNKASFKIEVDQLIKVKILEVKEKKLFTKIVEVIGNSNKAVDRIISIAYEFDVPTDFKKETIRNAESVARPIDYNADQVKRRKNLITNKNLVTIDGEDSKDLDDAIYVEKMPNNNYKLLVAIADVSYYVEPKSALDSEALYRGNSVYLANKVLPMLPKTLSNGVCSLNPNEDKLCLVCEMEFDNNGKIIKKEVYESIMNSKARLTYKEVNQFYETQTSERPKEIKDMLLVARELHEIIEKERDVRGSIDFDVKEAKVILDDDSNVIDIVARSVGVSEKLIENFMVSANESVAEIIFKRELPFIYRDHGKPKDENLIEWYGMLTNFGINPKLTDAEKLNPRNIRHTLQEISKQIPDRDERELINITLLRFMEKAEYNLDNIGHFGLASECYTHFTSPIRRYSDLIVHRYLKQYLIDKNTDPKLLKRNENFVNRACTIINDTEKKGVNTEREVNKVCMAEYMTKYIGQEFDGIISAVLKFGIFVQLPNCVEGLIHISELGSDFHYDEKMQTMVSKQNQVFKLGQKVKILVKNADVKKRIIDFAFAKK, encoded by the coding sequence ATGATTGAAGCCATAGTAAAAAGTTTGAATGAAAAAAGCCCACAAAAAATTTCAGACTTAGCGAATAAGATAAAAGTTACTGATTTTGAGCAATTTCAATTTGTTGTGAGTCAATTAGAAGAAGAACATAAGGTTGCCACTACAATTGATAATCAAATTTATATTATTGGTCAAGAAATCAAAGTCGGAACAATCAAAATAAATGACAAGGGATTTGGGTTTGTTAAAGACTTCAATGATATGGAAAACGATTATTTTGTTCCAGCGATTTACTTAGGGGGTTCAATTACAAACGATGAAGTTATTTTTAAATTAGAAAAAGAAAATGACGGCCGTTTTAAGGGTATAGTTTTAGCTATTTCAAAAAGAACCAAAAAATTCTTAATCGGAGAAATTAACAAATCTTGAGATGGTAAATACCTAGATTTTATTCCTGCAGAAAATGGCTTCAAGAATTATCGTATTGTAATGGTTAACAAAGCTAGTTTTAAAATTGAGGTTGACCAATTAATTAAAGTTAAAATTTTAGAAGTTAAAGAGAAAAAACTATTTACTAAAATTGTGGAAGTAATTGGTAACTCTAATAAAGCAGTCGATAGAATTATTTCAATCGCTTATGAATTTGATGTTCCAACTGACTTTAAAAAAGAAACTATCAGAAATGCAGAGTCGGTAGCTAGACCAATCGACTATAATGCAGACCAAGTTAAAAGACGTAAAAATTTAATCACTAATAAAAACTTAGTTACAATTGATGGAGAAGATTCAAAAGATCTTGACGATGCAATTTATGTTGAAAAAATGCCAAACAATAATTATAAACTATTGGTTGCCATTGCAGATGTAAGTTATTATGTTGAACCAAAATCAGCACTTGATTCAGAAGCCTTATACAGAGGTAATTCGGTTTACTTGGCAAACAAGGTTCTACCAATGCTTCCAAAAACTTTATCGAATGGGGTTTGTTCGCTAAACCCAAACGAAGATAAACTTTGCTTAGTTTGTGAAATGGAATTTGATAATAACGGAAAAATAATTAAAAAAGAAGTTTATGAATCAATCATGAATTCTAAGGCGCGACTTACTTATAAAGAAGTTAACCAATTTTATGAAACTCAAACAAGTGAACGCCCAAAAGAAATTAAGGATATGCTTTTAGTAGCAAGGGAGCTACATGAAATAATTGAAAAAGAACGTGATGTTAGGGGTTCGATTGACTTTGACGTTAAAGAAGCTAAAGTAATTTTAGATGATGATTCAAATGTAATAGATATCGTGGCTAGATCTGTGGGAGTTAGTGAAAAATTAATTGAAAACTTCATGGTTAGTGCTAACGAAAGCGTGGCGGAAATCATTTTTAAAAGAGAATTACCCTTTATTTACCGAGACCATGGTAAACCAAAAGATGAAAACCTAATTGAATGATACGGAATGCTAACTAATTTTGGAATTAACCCAAAATTAACTGATGCAGAAAAACTGAATCCAAGAAACATTCGCCATACTCTACAAGAAATTTCTAAACAAATTCCTGATCGCGATGAGAGAGAACTTATTAATATTACCTTACTTCGTTTTATGGAGAAGGCTGAGTATAATCTTGATAATATTGGGCATTTTGGTTTGGCTAGCGAATGCTATACCCACTTCACTTCACCAATCCGTCGATACTCAGATTTAATAGTACACAGATATTTAAAACAATACTTAATCGACAAAAATACAGATCCAAAGTTACTAAAAAGAAATGAAAACTTTGTCAACCGCGCTTGCACAATTATTAATGATACTGAAAAAAAAGGAGTCAACACCGAAAGGGAAGTTAACAAAGTTTGTATGGCAGAGTACATGACAAAATATATTGGACAAGAATTTGACGGGATAATTTCTGCAGTTTTAAAATTTGGAATTTTTGTACAACTACCCAACTGTGTTGAGGGATTAATTCACATTAGCGAATTGGGTTCTGATTTTCACTATGATGAAAAAATGCAAACTATGGTTAGCAAACAAAACCAAGTTTTTAAATTGGGACAAAAAGTTAAAATTTTAGTAAAAAATGCTGATGTTAAAAAAAGAATTATCGATTTTGCATTTGCTAAAAAATAA
- the smpB gene encoding SsrA-binding protein SmpB, protein MGEHLIVKNKKAYFNYEIIETFEAGLVLNGPEIKSIRSKDVSINESFVLIRRGRAEILNMSIKKYEFATNIKLEPERNRFLLLHKKEQEKILKRIKLENLTLIPLRLYLKDNLAKIELGLGKGKKNYDKRETIKQRDVERRIAKINKN, encoded by the coding sequence ATGGGAGAGCATTTAATAGTTAAAAATAAAAAAGCTTATTTTAATTATGAAATAATTGAGACTTTTGAGGCTGGGTTGGTTCTTAATGGCCCAGAAATTAAATCAATTAGATCTAAGGATGTTTCAATTAACGAGTCTTTTGTTTTGATTAGAAGAGGTCGAGCTGAAATTCTTAATATGAGTATTAAAAAATATGAATTCGCTACCAATATCAAATTGGAACCCGAAAGAAATCGTTTTTTACTGCTCCATAAAAAAGAGCAAGAAAAAATTTTAAAGAGAATTAAATTAGAAAACCTAACGTTAATCCCGCTAAGACTTTACTTGAAAGACAACCTAGCTAAAATTGAACTCGGTTTGGGAAAAGGTAAAAAAAATTACGATAAACGTGAAACAATAAAACAAAGAGATGTTGAAAGAAGAATAGCTAAAATAAATAAAAACTAG